In Erigeron canadensis isolate Cc75 chromosome 1, C_canadensis_v1, whole genome shotgun sequence, a single window of DNA contains:
- the LOC122585065 gene encoding uncharacterized protein LOC122585065, whose product MDKLIYNPTNHHLHLKPRPFLPQLVPRFQPTTSTKLINLTHFKTLRVNSSKQNPPSSFHNSNYPVILSSSSTDLNFNNNNNDNNSPENKDSVTPKNSNFIHQFSHQQKAAAAGTVVLLSALLVFVLQPVFVAPAFASFQTATKTGSAPFVRSELLSSAWTGFFAGCLHTLSGPDHLAALAPLSIGRSRVESALVGALWGCGHDAGQVIFGLLFLLLKDRLHIEIIRTWGTRVVGFTLLVIGAMGIREASEVPTPCVALENGECDVSVYEASLADPTVGKKKKIGFATFATGIIHGLQPDALMMVLPALALPSRLAGAAFLGMFLVGTVIAMGSYTVFIGSCSQALKDRIPRITEKLTWISSMVAIALGLGIIISQFFGFSLY is encoded by the exons atggaTAAGCTTATCTACAATCCCACCAACCACCATCTCCACCTAAAACCACGCCCATTTCTCCCTCAACTCGTTCCACGATTCCAACCCACCACCTCCACCAAACTCATTAATCTAACTCACTTCAAAACCCTCCGAGTTAACTCATCCAAACAAAACCCCCCATCTTCTTTTCATAATTCTAATTATCCTGTTATCTTATCTTCTTCATCCAcagatttaaattttaataataataataatgataataattctCCGGAAAACAAGGATTCTGTTACACCTAAAAATTCCAATTTTATCCATCAATTTTCTCACCAGCAAAAG GCAGCTGCTGCTGGAACAGTAGTTCTTCTTTCAGCACTCCTTGTTTTTGTGCTCCAGCCAGTTTTCGTCGCACCAGCATTTGCTTCATTTCAAACCGCTACCAAAACAGGTTCAGCACCATTTGTCCGAAGTGAGCTGCTAAGTAGTGCATGGACGGGTTTCTTCGCTGGTTGCTTGCACACATTATCCGGACCTGACCACCTTGCTGCCTTGGCCCCGCTCTCAATTGGACGGTCTCGAGTAGAAAGTGCTCTCGTTGGAGCACTATGGGGATGTGGTCACGATGCCGGGCAGGTAATTTTTGGtttactttttttacttttgaaagACCGGCTCCATATCGAGATTATAAGGACATGGGGCACGCGAGTTGTTGGCTTTACACTCCTTGTAATTGGAGCCATGGGAATTCGTGAAGCCTCTGAAGTCCCAACTCCTTGTGTTGCGCTAGAGAACGGGGAGTGTGATGTCAGTGTTTATGAGGCTTCGTTAGCAGACCCTACTGtaggaaagaagaagaaaattggGTTCGCAACGTTTGCCACAGGTATAATCCATGGGTTACAGCCCGATGCACTTATGATGGTCCTGCCTGCACTTGCACTACCATCTCGCTTGGCTGGTGCAGCATTTTTAGGTATGTTTTTGGTTGGGACGGTTATTGCAATGGGGAGCTATACAGTTTTTATTGGCTCATGTAGCCAGGCATTGAAAGACCGGATCCCAAGAATTACTGAGAAGCTCACTTGGATCTCGTCAATGGTCGCAATCGCACTAGGGCTCGGGATTATCATTAGTCAGTTTTTTGGGTTTAGTTtgtattga
- the LOC122585479 gene encoding probable BOI-related E3 ubiquitin-protein ligase 2, which translates to MAIQARLYSENNLVYPFAGDQDGIVGENSSHDLMGNGFGVNDIYLYNLQYDQQSSQPFVKNQVFCLDDNGLNKPSLTHSRSVAAQIQKENQETERFISLQHERLKLALQAHRKQQFLTILKNCESKSELLLRQKDEEIKQATNRRIQLEEILRKTDIERQQWQMVANQTEAMVINLNNKIEELTRDQVEDEGSCCNENANNANSNGGENKKKNICKSCYRKDSCVVMLPCRHLCSCKSCDAFLNTCPVCNMVKKSTIQLSFS; encoded by the exons ATGGCGATTCAAGCCCGATTATATTCGGAGAATAATCTTGTGTATCCGTTCGCTGGTGATCAAGATGGTATTGTTGGTGAAAATTCGTCACATGATTTGATGGGAAATGGTTTTGGCGTCaatgatatatatctatacaatcTTCAATATGATCAACAGTCGTCACAACCATTCGTCAAGAATCAAGTTTTTTGTTTAGATGATAATGGGCTTAACAAACCAAGTTTGACACATTCTCGATCTGTTGCAGCtcaaattcaaaaagaaaatcaagaaactGAAAGGTTCATTAGTTTACAG CATGAAAGATTAAAATTAGCTTTGCAAGCACATAGAAAGCAACAATTCTTAACAATCTTGAAGAATTGTGAATCAAAATCCGAGCTATTGTTAAGACAAAAAGACGAAGAGATCAAACAAGCAACAAACAGAAGAATCCAGCTAGAAGAAATTCTTAGAAAAACCGATATAGAGCGACAACAATGGCAAATGGTTGCAAACCAAACCGAAGCAATGGTGATaaatttaaacaacaaaattgaaGAATTGACTAGAgatcaagttgaagatgaaggtTCATGTTGCAATGAAAATGCTAACAATGCAAATAGTAATGGTGGtgaaaacaagaagaaaaatatatgcAAAAGCTGCTATAGAAAAGATTCATGTGTGGTAATGCTTCCATGTAGACATCTTTGTTCATGTAAATCATGTGATGCTTTTCTTAATACATGTCCAGTCTGCAATATGGTAAAAAAATCTACCATAcaactttctttttcttga